In Flavivirga abyssicola, the following are encoded in one genomic region:
- a CDS encoding C40 family peptidase, which yields MQYGICNLSIVPLREEPADTSELVSQVIYGEIFKILEQRKNWSKIRLAFDSYEGWIDNKQHLEITEEAYKDLNKETPRLSADLVEFIEDSNSQLYPIVLGASLNGLSNLNHKHEGNYIEGKKVKSDIIQTAFLYLNTPYLWGGKTPFGIDCSGFTQMVYKLNGYKLLRDASQQATQGEALSFIEESEPGDLAFFDNSEGAITHVGIIMKDNYIIHAHGKVRIDRLDHSGIYNVDKKTHTHKLRVIKKII from the coding sequence ATGCAATACGGAATTTGTAATTTAAGCATTGTCCCCCTTAGAGAAGAACCCGCAGACACCAGTGAACTTGTATCTCAAGTTATTTATGGTGAAATTTTTAAAATCTTGGAACAACGCAAAAACTGGAGTAAAATTCGCTTAGCATTTGACTCTTATGAAGGTTGGATTGATAACAAACAACATCTTGAAATTACAGAAGAAGCATATAAAGATTTAAACAAAGAAACTCCTAGGCTTTCTGCTGATTTAGTCGAGTTTATTGAAGATAGCAACAGTCAGTTATATCCCATTGTATTGGGAGCTTCCTTAAATGGGTTATCCAATTTAAACCATAAACATGAAGGTAATTATATAGAGGGTAAAAAAGTAAAAAGTGACATCATTCAAACAGCATTTTTATATTTAAATACCCCCTACCTTTGGGGTGGAAAAACACCTTTTGGTATAGATTGTTCTGGCTTTACTCAAATGGTTTATAAATTAAACGGTTATAAACTACTACGTGATGCATCACAGCAGGCAACCCAAGGAGAAGCCTTAAGCTTTATTGAAGAAAGTGAGCCTGGTGATTTAGCTTTTTTCGATAATAGTGAAGGAGCTATTACACATGTAGGTATTATTATGAAAGATAATTACATAATACACGCTCATGGCAAAGTTAGAATAGACAGGTTAGACCACTCAGGCATCTATAATGTCGACAAAAAAACACATACACATAAACTACGTGTCATTAAAAAAATAATCTAA